From Xiphophorus hellerii strain 12219 chromosome 6, Xiphophorus_hellerii-4.1, whole genome shotgun sequence, the proteins below share one genomic window:
- the LOC116721895 gene encoding uncharacterized protein LOC116721895, producing MVISSLSQSTRFVFFILLHLCLAVRRPKDSVEEQQPRDKGFLTPNKEHRMPRQGMEESYETFEEELWPPRADAPPQRPVRQIRRASGEMYTARKIREEVPPVSLQPISEPKILPREPSFTKATSLHKTLSIQNLTQLETPWENVTLNRCLFVAIAILVLTSGFQKLHETLRGKGTIEEEEEAGLTMRRSELLRHRGRLPEPEMSLWEVMFWWLPDLDDEDEDEDVDEEIKRRKSKREVTRRTSRGLRNRPLPEKKLLKQRDGKLKDRRARKARANKIKDKRGTAWKEDPEEAADEQDEREEETIAKKNKLQDGK from the exons ATGGTAATTTCAAGCTTGTCTcagtcaacacgttttgtttttttcatcctCCTGCACCTGTGCTTGGCTGTCAGACGGCCCAAAGACTCTGTGGAGGAACAACAACCCCGTGACAAAGGTTTCCTGACTCCAAACAAGGAACACCGAATGCCAAG ACAAGGAATGGAGGAAAGCTATGAGACATTTGAGGAGGAGTTATGGCCACCGAGGGCAGACGCTCCTCCACAGAGACCTGTTCGACAGATCCGCAGAGCGAGTGGCG aaatgtacaCTGCAAGAAAAATCAGAGAG GAAGTGCCTCCTGTGTCTCTGCAACCAATATCAGAACCTAAGATCTTACCCAGAGAACCCAGCTTCACCAAAGCTA CATCCTTGCATAAAACCCTGTCGATCCAGAACCTGACTCAGCTAGAGACACCCTGGGAAAACGTCACCCTCAACCGTTGCCTTTTTGTAGCCATTGCCATCCTGGTGCTCACCTCAGGCTTCCAGAAGCTTCATG AAACGTTACGTGGAAAGGGAACAatagaggaagaagaggaagctgGACTAACAATGAGACGATCAGAGTTGTTACGTCACAGAGGCCGTCTGCCGGAG CCAGAGATGTCTCTATGGGAAGTCATGTTTTGGTGGCTGCCAGACCTTGATGATGAAGACGAAGACGAGGATGTTGATGAAGAgatcaaaagaagaaaatcaaagagGGAAGTAACAAGACGAACATCGAGAGGTCTCAGGAACAGGCCGCTGCCAGAGAAAAAACTCTTAAAGCAAAGAGATGGGAAATTAAAGGACAGGAGGGCCAGGAAAGCCAGGGCTAACAAAATCAAAGACAAGAGAGGGACAGCCTGGAAAGAGGACCCTGAAGAGGCAGCAGACGAACAGGATGAAAGAGAAGAGGAGACAATTGCAAAAAAGAATAAGCTGCAAgatgggaaataa
- the sf3a2 gene encoding splicing factor 3A subunit 2, whose translation MDFQHRAGGKTGSGGVASSSESNRDRRERLRQLALETIDINKDPYFMKNHLGSYECKLCLTLHNNEGSYLAHTQGKKHQTNLARRAAKEAKEAPAQPAPAKVKVEVKKFVKIGRPGYKVTKQRDPETGQQSLLFQIDYPEIAEGIGPRHRFMSAYEQRIEPPDRRWQYLLFAAEPYETIAFKVPSREIDKAENRFWTHWNKETKQFFLQFHFKMEKAISQSGGPVPPPGMKHPPPLMSGPGSRPPSDSLPPPPPGGMSVPPLPPGASPHMPPQMPMPPMPMRPPPPEGLGMSN comes from the exons ATGGATTTCCAGCATCGAGCCGGAGGGAAAACCGGCAGCGGTGGGGTGGCCTCTTCCTCCGAGAGTAACCGTGACAGACGGGAGCGCTTACGCCAGCTGGCTCTGGAGACCATCGACATCAACAAAGACCCCTACTTTATGAAGAATCATTTAGGCTCATATGAGTGCAAACTTTGTCTGACGCTTCACAACAATGAG GGCAGCTACTTGGCTCACACACAAGGAAAAAAGCATCAGACTAACTT AGCACGGAGAGCAGCCAAAGAGGCAAAAGAAGCTCCTGCTCAACCAGCTCCAGCCAAAGTAAAGGTTGAGGTCAAGAAGTTTGTCAAAATTGGTCGACCAGGATACAAAG TGACCAAGCAGAGGGATCCAGAGACCGGTCAGCAGTCGTTATTGTTCCAG ATCGACTATCCTGAGATTGCAGAAGGAATCGGACCAAGGCACCGTTTCATGTCTGCCTATGAACAGCGCATTGAGCCTCCTGATCGTCGCTGGCAGTATCTTCTGTTTGCTGCCGAACCTTATGAAACTATTGCCTTCAAG GTTCCCAGCAGGGAAATAGATAAAGCAGAAAATCGCTTCTGGACCCACTGGaacaaagaaactaaacag tTTTTCCTGCAGTTCCacttcaaaatggaaaaagctaTTTCCCAGTCTGGCGGTCCAGTTCCTCCTCCCGGCATGAAGCACCCACCTCCCCTCATGAGCGGACCAGGATCTCGGCCACCTAGTGATTCGctgccccctcctcctccaggaGGGATGTCGGTCCCTCCTCTCCCACCCGGGGCATCCCCACATATGCCCCCACAGATGCCCATGCCCCCCATGCCCATGAGGCCGCCACCTCCGGAAGGCCTCGGAATGtccaattaa
- the plekhj1 gene encoding pleckstrin homology domain-containing family J member 1 has protein sequence MRFNEKELVCLSRQPSEMAAELGMRGPKKGDVVKRRLVKLVVNFLFYFRTDEEEPIGALLLEQCHVEREDSQTFSIAFLDEAERKYLFECDSEEQCKEWMDSIIKASYEFMRKNLIFYRTEIHRLTGKDPLEQYGISDETRFQVNSGSQLVTRDTSSL, from the exons ATGCGTTTCAACGAGAAGGAGCTGGTGTGTTTGAGCCGCCAACCCTCAGAGATGGCAGCAGAGCTGGGAATGCGAGGTCCCAAGAAAGGAGACG TTGTCAAGAGGAGGCTGGTGAAACTGGTCGTtaactttctgttttacttcCGGACTGATGAAGAGGAG CCAATCGGGGCTCTGCTGTTGGAGCAGTGTCATGTAGAGAGAGAGGACAGTCAAACTTTCTCCATTG CATTTCTAGATGAAGCAGAGAGGAAATATCTGTTTGAGTGCGACTCTGAAGAGCAATGTAAGGAGTGGATGGACTCTATTATCAAAGCCAG CTACGAGTTCATGAGGAAGAATCTTATATTCTATCGAACGGAAATCCACAGGCTCACTGGAAAG GATCCATTGGAGCAGTATGGTATATCTGATGAAACCCGCTTCCAGGTCAACAGCGGTTCGCAGCTCGTGACCAGAGATACCTCCTCCCTGTAG